The Capra hircus breed San Clemente chromosome 2, ASM170441v1, whole genome shotgun sequence genome window below encodes:
- the FAM167B gene encoding protein FAM167B isoform X1 — protein sequence MSLGPLRFQAVGEDEEDEEAESLDSVKALTAKLQLQTRRPSYLEWTARVQSQAWRRAQARPEPGGPGAICGFDSMDSALEWLRRELQEMQAQDRQLAGQLLRLRAQLHRLKVDQVCHLHQELLNEAEMELELEPGAGLALAPPLRHLGLTRMNISARRFTLC from the exons ATGTCCCTGGGACCATTAAGATTCCAGGCAGTGGGTGAAGACGAGGAGGATGAGGAAGCAGAGAGCTTGGACTCTGTGAAGGCGCTGACGGCCAAGCTGCAGCTGCAGACACGGCGGCCCTCATACCTGGAGTGGACAGCCCGGGTCCAGAGCCAGGCCTGGCGCAGGGCCCAAGCCAGACCCGAGCCCGGGGGACCTGGGGCCATTTGCGGATTCGACTCAATGGACTCTGCCCTTGAGTGGCTCCGACGGGAGCTG caggagatgcaggcacagGACCGGCAGCTGGCAGGGCAGCTGCTTAGGCTGCGGGCCCAGCTGCACCGGCTGAAGGTGGACCAAGTCTGTCACCTGCACCAAGAGCTGCTGAACGAGGCCGAGatggagctggagctggagcccggggccggcCTGGCCCTGGCCCCGCCACTGCGGCACCTGGGCCTCACCCGCATGAACATCAGTGCCCGGCGCTTCACCCTCTGCTAA
- the FAM167B gene encoding protein FAM167B isoform X2 has protein sequence MSLGPLRFQAVGEDEEDEEAESLDSVKALTAKLQLQTRRPSYLEWTARVQSQAWRRAQARPEPGGPGAICGFDSMDSALEWLRRELEMQAQDRQLAGQLLRLRAQLHRLKVDQVCHLHQELLNEAEMELELEPGAGLALAPPLRHLGLTRMNISARRFTLC, from the exons ATGTCCCTGGGACCATTAAGATTCCAGGCAGTGGGTGAAGACGAGGAGGATGAGGAAGCAGAGAGCTTGGACTCTGTGAAGGCGCTGACGGCCAAGCTGCAGCTGCAGACACGGCGGCCCTCATACCTGGAGTGGACAGCCCGGGTCCAGAGCCAGGCCTGGCGCAGGGCCCAAGCCAGACCCGAGCCCGGGGGACCTGGGGCCATTTGCGGATTCGACTCAATGGACTCTGCCCTTGAGTGGCTCCGACGGGAGCTG gagatgcaggcacagGACCGGCAGCTGGCAGGGCAGCTGCTTAGGCTGCGGGCCCAGCTGCACCGGCTGAAGGTGGACCAAGTCTGTCACCTGCACCAAGAGCTGCTGAACGAGGCCGAGatggagctggagctggagcccggggccggcCTGGCCCTGGCCCCGCCACTGCGGCACCTGGGCCTCACCCGCATGAACATCAGTGCCCGGCGCTTCACCCTCTGCTAA
- the LOC102188268 gene encoding myotubularin-related protein 9 — translation MEFAELIRTGQAQAELLRGPEEPPLRGTLCITGHHLLLSPGPQATPDLWLLLLRNVDSIEKRVAGDSGTITLRCKDLRVLQLDIEGVEATLDIARSIEALSSLESVITSFPFFYRPKGLRLGDAWHFHPPECYYKRVARETNAWRLSEANEDFSLCPSYPRAVIVPRAVDDSALARSARFRQGGRFPVLSYYHAPSGTVLLRAGQPLTGPQKRRCSEDEDLLRAVLAGARPGARGFIVDTRSPQAAKQARMTGGGTEAKAAYPGWKRLHRLLETGRPLQESFVRLVEACGDLEQSMDRWLNRLESCRWLSHVKETLSTACLAAQSMEQEGACVLVHGAEGTDSTLLITSLAQLILDPLSRTMAGFQELIEREWVQAGHPFQLRCAHSAFSHARPKHEAPTFLLFLDCVWQLGRQFPLSLEFGEGMLLALFDHAYASPFGTFLCNNEKERCLCEVRTRTHSLWSGLSQPKEQRKLRNPLYVPNPLAIWPSAEPQSLRLWQGLFLRGTRPPEPSEVAWEKVWQIVTDQEKTEGSQPTDSASEAGP, via the exons ATGGAGTTCGCGGAGCTGATCCGCACAGGCCAGGCCCAAGCCGAGCTCCTGCGGGGTCCGGAGGAGCCCCCACTGCGTGGCACGCTTTGCATCACCGGCCACCACCTGCTGCTGTCGCCAGGGCCCCAGGCGACTCCAgacctgtggctgctgctgttgcGTAATGTTGACTCCATCGAGAAGCG GGTCGCGGGTGACTCGGGCACCATCACGCTGCGCTGTAAGGACCTGCGAGTGTTGCAGCTGGACATAGAGGGCGTGGAGGCCACGCTGGACATCGCCCGCTCCATCGAG GCGCTGTCCTCCCTGGAATCGGTCATCACCTCCTTTCCGTTCTTCTACCGTCCCAAAGGTTTGAGGTTAGGCGACGCCTGGCACTTCCACCCTCCCGAATGCTACTACAAGCGAGTAGCTCGCGAG ACCAACGCGTGGCGGCTGAGCGAGGCGAACGAGGACTTCAGCTTGTGCCCCAGTTACCCCCGCGCCGTGATCGTGCCTCGCGCGGTGGACGACAGTGCCCTGGCGCGTAGCGCCCGCTTCCGCCAGGGAGGCCGCTTCCCTGTGCTCAGCTACTACCACGCTCCCAGCGGAACC GTGCTGCTACGTGCCGGTCAGCCCCTGACTGGGCCCCAGAAGCGGCGTTGCTCTGAGGACGAGGACCTGCTGAGAGCTGTGTTGGCGGGGGCTCGGCCCGGGGCCCGGGGCTTCATCGTGGACACGCGCTCGCCCCAGGCCGCCAAACAGGCCCGCATGACTGGTGGAGGCACCGAGGCCAAGGCTGCCTACCCTGGCTGGAAACGACTGCACCGGCTCCTGGAGAC GGGGCGGCCCCTACAGGAGAGCTTCGTGCGCCTGGTGGAGGCCTGCGGGGACCTGGAGCAGAGCATGGACCGCTGGCTTAATCGACTAGAGAGCTGCCGCTGGCTGTCACATGTGAAGGAGACTCTGAGCACCGCCTGCCTAGCAGCCCAGAGCATGGAACA GGAAGGGGCCTGTGTCCTGGTACATGGGGCTGAAGGCACAGACAGCACCCTGCTCATCACTTCACTGGCCCAACTCATCCTAGACCCCTTGAGCCGGACCATGGCTGGATTCCAGGAACTAATAGAGCGAGAGTGGGTCCAG gcTGGCCACCCCTTCCAGCTGCGCTGTGCTCACTCAGCCTTCTCCCACGCCCGCCCCAAACACGAGGCCCCcacctttctcctcttcctggaCTGTGTGTGGCAGCTGGGCCGCCAGTTCCCGCTGTCGCTGGAGTTTGGGGAGGGGATGCTACTGGCGCTGTTTGATCACGCCTATGCCTCCCCTTTTGGCACCTTCCTGTGCAACAACGAAAAGGAGAG ATGCCTGTGTGAAGTGAGAACTCGAACACACTCCCTGTGGTCTGGGCTCAGTCAGCCAAAAGAGCAACGAAAGCTCCGGAACCCGCTCTACGTCCCCAACCCCCTGGCTATCTGGCCCTCGGCGGAGCCCCAGAGCCTGCGACTGTGGCAAG GCCTGTTTCTGCGCGGGACCCGTCCACCTGAGCCTTCAGAGGTAGCGTGGGAGAAAGTGTGGCAAATAGTGACAGATCAGGAGAAGACAGAAGGCTCTCAGCCAACAGATTCAGCCTCTGAGGCTGGACCCTAA